Proteins encoded in a region of the Gemmatimonadaceae bacterium genome:
- a CDS encoding radical SAM protein codes for MFSLRTKLALARGLLARGRHPLYVQFYVTARCNLSCKQCNIIYANADVGEVSLPQVEAMAENLAAIGTGMVLLTGGEPFVRKDLPGIIRAFTRRGLHVRTQTNGLATLDQLHEAAAAGARDISISLDSLLAEKQDFLNGSHDRSWRRAIEAISRVTQAYPPRRSFAAFGTVLSPQNLLEIPNVIRFASRIGWYVSLVPAHVADPAEPHNFRSYDREMIFPPTMYPLVDEVLAECLALKRDGHLLYDSPEFLDNVRRFIRREPVTWRRRNHDVCDSPGLYFAVRPNGDLQPCCDHVLQESYPVWHPDFPRWYRETELRGAVHAITSRCGGCMYGSFPEMTITARFPLITLKRSLIFLGQTAVRKPWPLTTEQLLAIVDEINTAHPVDHARAGRLLEAVPRHADVTRSLPVLS; via the coding sequence ATGTTCTCCCTTCGCACCAAGCTGGCGCTGGCGCGCGGCCTGCTGGCCCGGGGACGGCACCCGCTGTACGTGCAGTTCTACGTCACGGCCCGCTGCAACCTGAGCTGCAAGCAGTGCAACATCATCTACGCGAATGCCGACGTCGGCGAGGTGTCCTTGCCGCAGGTTGAGGCGATGGCGGAGAACCTCGCGGCCATCGGCACCGGGATGGTGCTCCTGACGGGCGGCGAGCCGTTCGTGCGCAAGGACCTGCCGGGCATCATCCGGGCGTTCACGCGCCGCGGCCTCCACGTCCGCACCCAGACCAACGGCCTGGCGACGCTCGACCAGCTGCACGAAGCGGCGGCGGCCGGCGCCCGCGATATCTCCATATCGCTCGACTCGCTGCTGGCGGAGAAGCAGGACTTCCTGAATGGCTCGCACGACCGCAGCTGGCGGCGCGCCATCGAGGCCATCAGCCGGGTGACGCAGGCGTATCCCCCGCGCCGTTCCTTTGCGGCCTTCGGCACGGTGCTCTCGCCGCAGAACCTCCTCGAGATACCGAACGTCATCCGGTTCGCGTCCCGCATCGGCTGGTACGTCTCGCTCGTGCCGGCGCATGTGGCCGACCCCGCGGAGCCGCACAATTTCCGCAGCTACGACCGCGAGATGATCTTCCCGCCGACGATGTACCCGCTCGTCGACGAGGTGCTCGCGGAGTGCCTGGCGCTGAAGCGCGACGGCCACCTGCTGTACGACTCGCCGGAGTTCCTCGACAACGTCCGGCGATTCATCCGGCGCGAACCGGTGACGTGGCGGCGGCGCAATCACGACGTGTGCGACTCTCCGGGATTGTACTTTGCCGTGCGCCCCAATGGCGACCTGCAGCCCTGTTGCGATCACGTGCTGCAGGAGAGCTACCCCGTCTGGCACCCCGACTTCCCGCGCTGGTATCGCGAGACCGAACTCCGCGGCGCGGTGCACGCCATCACGAGCCGGTGCGGGGGCTGCATGTACGGCAGCTTCCCCGAGATGACGATCACCGCGCGCTTCCCGCTCATCACGCTGAAGCGCTCGCTCATCTTCCTTGGCCAGACCGCCGTGCGAAAACCGTGGCCGCTGACCACCGAGCAACTGCTGGCCATCG
- a CDS encoding glycosyltransferase family 2 protein encodes MARAEPCTLDIVVPCFNEEAVIAQTHQRLAGVARGIAGARTTIIYVDDGSRDATLAKLREIAAQDAAVRIVALSRNFGHQYALTAGLDASRGDAVAVIDADLQDPPEVIPEMLARWRAGADVVYGVRSNRQGESAFKRGTAHVFYRFLQKLGNADIPADVGDFRLIDRRVVATLHEMPERDRFLRGLVVWAGFRQEGVSYERQARAAGETKFPFRRMFSFALDGIFSFSTVPLRMASYLGFFVSMLSMIGIVYAFYIKLFTVGVVPGWAAQWIGTLFLGGVQLLSLGVIGEYVGRIYGEVKRRPLYVVKERIGFDPQG; translated from the coding sequence ATGGCAAGAGCCGAGCCGTGCACTCTCGACATCGTGGTGCCCTGCTTCAACGAAGAAGCGGTCATCGCCCAGACGCACCAGCGCCTGGCGGGGGTGGCGCGCGGGATCGCGGGCGCGCGCACCACGATCATCTACGTGGATGACGGCAGTCGCGACGCGACACTCGCGAAGCTGCGCGAGATCGCCGCGCAGGACGCCGCCGTTCGCATCGTCGCGCTGTCGCGGAATTTTGGCCACCAGTACGCGCTGACCGCCGGGCTCGATGCCTCGCGGGGTGACGCGGTGGCCGTCATCGACGCCGACCTGCAGGATCCCCCCGAGGTCATTCCCGAGATGCTGGCGCGGTGGCGCGCCGGCGCTGACGTCGTCTACGGGGTGCGTTCGAACCGGCAGGGCGAGTCGGCCTTCAAGCGCGGCACGGCGCATGTCTTCTACCGATTCCTGCAGAAGCTCGGCAACGCCGACATTCCCGCGGACGTCGGCGATTTCCGCCTGATCGACCGGCGTGTCGTCGCCACCCTGCACGAGATGCCGGAGCGTGACCGGTTCCTGCGCGGCCTCGTGGTCTGGGCCGGCTTCCGGCAGGAAGGCGTGTCGTACGAGCGCCAAGCGCGGGCGGCGGGCGAGACCAAGTTTCCCTTCCGCCGGATGTTCAGCTTTGCGCTCGACGGCATCTTCTCCTTCTCGACCGTGCCACTGCGCATGGCCTCGTACCTGGGGTTCTTCGTCTCGATGCTGTCGATGATCGGCATCGTGTACGCGTTCTACATCAAGCTCTTCACCGTCGGGGTGGTCCCTGGCTGGGCGGCACAGTGGATCGGCACGCTCTTCCTCGGCGGCGTGCAGCTGCTCTCGCTGGGCGTCATCGGGGAGTATGTGGGGCGCATCTACGGCGAGGTGAAGCGGCGCCCGCTGTACGTCGTGAAGGAGCGCATCGGCTTCGACCCGCAGGGCTGA
- a CDS encoding YciI family protein produces the protein MYALVVMRYRAPLETIEAHTEAHRAWLRSLKANGTLLASGPFVPRTGGAFLLRVPDEGAAAALDAVRDGDPFHRLGLANYELIQWNPGIGREGLDTL, from the coding sequence ATGTACGCACTGGTTGTCATGCGGTATCGCGCGCCCCTCGAGACGATCGAGGCGCATACCGAGGCGCACCGCGCCTGGCTGCGTTCGCTCAAGGCGAACGGCACGCTGCTCGCCTCCGGTCCGTTCGTGCCGCGCACCGGGGGCGCGTTCCTGCTGCGCGTCCCCGACGAGGGGGCGGCGGCGGCGCTGGACGCCGTGCGCGACGGCGATCCCTTCCACCGACTCGGGCTGGCCAACTACGAGCTGATCCAGTGGAATCCCGGGATCGGCCGCGAAGGACTGGATACGCTCTAG